Genomic segment of Acidobacteriota bacterium:
GGAAAAGAAAGTCATCCTTGACTCAATCCAGCCACTCTGAGGTATAATGAAAATTCAGCGTCACTTCGCTCCGACAGGTGGCCACTTTCAATCAGAATCAGTGGCCAGATTCATCGGAATATGCAGCTTCAATTGGTTCAACAAATTTTTTAGTGATATCGAAGAAAGAGAGTCCTCTTTCCAAATATAAATCAGCATCTAAAGTACAAAAATAGGGATAAATTTCTGAATTAATCGAAAGATTTTCCAGCATAATAATTTTATTTGCTAAAAGCACAGCCCTTTTTATCAAGTTCTTAAGTTCACGAACGTTTCCTGGCCAATGATATTCAAGGATATACCTCATTGCTTTTGAAGATAATCCTTCTATATTTTTATTAAATTCTCTATTAGCTTCTTTTATAAAATGTTTTGCCAATACAGGTATATCATCCTTTCTCTCCCGAAGAGGAGGAATGTAAATTGCAAATTCATTGAGTCTATGAAAAAGGTCTGTTCTGAAACTTCCATCTTTAATACTTTCTTCTAAATTTTTATTCGTTGCTGAAATTATTCTCACATCAACATCTATTATTTTTTTCCCTCCCAGAGGTCTAATTTTTCGTTCTTGTAATACTCTAAGAAGTTTTGTTTGAGTTATTTGTGTTAAATTCCCAATTTCATCTAAAAATATAGTGCCTCCATTTGCTAATTCAAAATATCCTTCTTTTTTGAAATTGGCGCCAGTAAAAGCTCCTTTTTCATACCCAAACAGTTCACTTTCGAATAAACTGTCAGGAAGAGCTCCACAATCAACTACCACGAAAGGTTTGTCTTTTCTTTGGCTTTTTCTATGAATCAGCTCAGCGATAAGCTCTTTTCCTGTCCCACTCTCCCCTCTAAGGAGAACAGTCATATTGGTTGGAGCTACAGTTCTTACCTGGTTAAGAATATATCGAATTGGTTGACTATTTCCTATTAAATCTATCTCATCACTCTTAGATTCCTCTTCAAAGCGTCTTCTTAAAATATCTATTTCTTCACTTAGAGATTGAGTTTCCAATGCTTTTTTAATTATAAGGAGTAGTTCATCATTATCAAAAGGTTTTGTGATATAATCAAAAGCACCTAATTTCATCGCTTCAACTGCACTCTTTGTTGCACCATAGGCTGTTATCATGATAACTACCAGATTTCTTTCAACTTCCTTCAATTTTTGCATAAGTTCTATTCCATTTATGTCCTTTAATCTCTGATCCAGTAAAATCAAATTTGGTTGATATTTTTTAACTTCCTGGAGAGCTCGTTTGCCTTCAGTAATGGATTTTGTCTCGTATCCTGAATTTTTTAGAATCTCTTGTAATGTCCAACAAAAATCCAGATCATCATCTATTATCAATATTTTTTTCATTTTCTCCGCCTATTATAAATTTTTATTAGTGTCAAATCAAGCGGTCAAAACATAAGCACCTAAAGTTTTTGGTAATAGAAATTAAATCAATGTATTTCTGGGCAGCAAGGGTGGCCAAGAAAACCGTCACGAATGCGTAGCGGGCATGGTTTCTCCTGAGTTTAACTCAGGAGAAGAGCGAAGCATGAGTGCCGAGCTGTTATTTTCCTCGCTGGGGAAAATACAGCGTGTTTTCGGGTCACCCTTGCTGCCCAAATTAATAATCATCACAAAAATTTACCTGCTTCTTTAATTATTAATCACAGGAAATTTAATAATAGCCTTTGTTCCTGAACCTACTTTACTTTTGAAACGTATTTTTCCTTTATGGATATCTATAATACGCCGCGCTATTGATAAGCCTAAACCAACTCCTCCTCTTTTTGTGGTATAAAATGGAGTAAAAATATACTTGATATTTTTGGGATCTATTCCACATCCTGTATCAGAAATAGTTATAATAACGGATTTTTTATCTTTCTTAAGATCCCCAGAAATTTTAAGAGTTCCTCCATCTGGCATTGATTCAGTACTATTTAGCATGAAATTTAAAAACGCTCCTTCAAGATGTTTCTCATCGAGCATGATTTTTGGAAGATATTTTGATATTTTTTTTACTACGCGAATTCTCTGTTGGAGACATTTAGCTCTAAGCAACGCACAAGTTTTATCCAATATCTTACTAATTTCACCAGGCTTTAACTCAATATCAGCGGGCTTTGCAAATTCAAGTAAATCTCTTATGACTTTATTTGCATTCTCTGCATTTCTCAAAATAGTTTTTAAATGTTTTCTTAAATCTTTCGGCAGAAAGAATGTATCCAAGCAGAATTGGGCTGAAGCATGGATTATTCCTAAAGGATTTCTTATCTCATGGGCAATTCCAGTAGCTAATTCTCCAGTGGTTACCATAGTTTCTTCCTTAATCATTTGACTCTGAATTTCTCTTAATGTTTGATGGGCGAATTCTAATTGAGAAAAAAGCTTTTCAGCTCTTATTTTTTCCTCTCTTAAATTTTCTTCAATCTTCTTTCGCATTGTAATATCTTCAGCAAATCCAACTATTTCTTTTGGATTTCCTTTTTTATCCTTTATTAAAAATGTTGAAAAAATTACGGAAATCTTTCTTCTTTTTTTTGAAATAAATGATGTTTCTTTTCCAATGCATTCTCCTTTTTTAAGGGTTATTTTAACCTGTTCCATTATTTCAGGATTCAATTTAATTATCGATTTACCAATTATTTCTTCCCCCATGAAACCCGCAAGTTCTTAAGCACCTCTATTAAAGAGAGTGATATTACCTTTGAGATCTACACCGACAATTGCTGCTTTTGATTCTGTAATAATATTAGCTAAAAATTCTATCCTTTCTTCTACCATTTTCTGTTCAGTAATATCGATAATTGTTTCCACTGCTCCAGTTATTTCTCCCTTTCTATCTCTTATGGGTGAAGCTATAAAGTTTAAATATTGTCTGCTATTGGGGGATTCAATCATGGCATCACTTCTCTCTGTCTTTCCTGATTTAAAACATTTAATTACAGGACACCATGGACATGGCTCCTTTTTGTCCCCAAAGGAAGTGTAACATACTTTTCCCACTTCTATCCATGGGTAGTGCTTTTTCATCCAGGAATTTAATTGGATAACGCATAAATCTAAGTCTAATGTACAAAGACCTATATCTAAATTGTTTTGAGTGGTTTCGAGTATGTTCCTCATTCCGTTAATCTCATGCTCGGCCAATTTCCGTTGGGTGATATCTAATATGGAAGCCCTGCTCTTTATAAAATTCCCTTTTCTATCATAAAGAGCTCTTGCATTTAATAGAACTGGAAATGTGGTGTTATCTTTTCTGATTAATTCAAGTTCAATATCGTGGATATAACCTGATTTTATAAGTTTTTGGAAATTTCGAGAAAAATTTTTATAACTTTCAGGAGTAACAATTTCAAAGAAATGTTTTTCTCCTGTTAATTCTTCCCGGGAATATCCCAACCAACCTAATTCAGTATCATTTATATCCAAAAACATTCCTTTCGAGTTAAGAGAATGATATCCAAAGGGTGCATTATTATAAAGATCTAAAAATTTATCTCTTTCCTGTTGGGTTTGAAGTTGGAGAAAAAAATTTTCTAAAGCAATTGATATTTGATTAGCAAAAGATCTTATCCTCTCAATATCTTGTTCATTAAATCCATTCACAATTTCGCTTTCCACATTTAGTCCAGCAACAACTTCATTGCCAATTTTTATCGGCACCAACACTGCTGACTTGGCAAGCTCATTATTTTTTAAATATTCTTTATCTCCTGTTACATCAGGTATAAAGAGAAACTCACCATCTTTAGAAATTAAACTTATTCTATTATCCTTTTCAATTCTTATATGTTTTTTTGGCAACAACTTTTCATGAGCTTTTAAGATATTCTTATATTCAAAGATTTCTGCCTTCTCTTCTTTAAGATAAAGTATACAAGAAAGATACCCAAACCCATTCATGAATATATTTAGAGCTTCCTCCAGTATATTTTCTATTCTATTAGAGGAAGCAAAGAGTATATTTATTTGATTTAATACAGTAAGTTCATTAATTAATTCTTTTTCCCTGATTGCACGGAGTAGCTTTATTTCGAATTCCTTAAAAGTAAAGGGTTTCTTTATATAATCTGATGCACCAGATTCTATAATTTTTTCAAAGGGATACTCCAGAGCATAACCAGTCATTGCTATAATCCATAAATTGGGAAAAATTTTCTTTGCTTCCTTCATAAGTTCTATCCCATCCATTTCAGGCATTAATAAATCTGTTATTAGAAGAGAAAATCTCTCATTTTTTATAATTTTTAATGCTTCTATTCCATCTTTTGCCAATGAACAATCATATCCGAGAGTTTTAACCATATCATAGACCATTTCACGAAAAACTGAATCATCCTCAACAATTAAAATATTTTCTCTCTTCATGTTAAAATTTTGATAAAATTTACATTAAAAAATTTTATTTTTGTTTCCATTTTATATTACAAGCAAAATTTATGCCAATCAAGTGTCATGTCACTTATATAACTTTTATTATATTATTATGACATGACACTTTCCCTATGAGGGCAAGCCCCCCTTAGACGCTTCGCTCCCCAGGCTGGGGAAGCCTCTTCCCCATACCCCTTCAGTGTGCTTTATGAGAAATTGTTTGTTTGTGAAGATATTTATAGGACAGCACACTGGTGTCGTGTCACTTAAATGCCTTTTGTTATCTTGTTGTGACATGATACTTTCCCTATTTTACATCATTTAATAATAACATACATTATGTTCGTTTATCTTAAAATATTATATAATTATTTTAATTTACATATTGTAAATAAATTTCTACAATTTATATAAATTAAATTCTACATTATATAATATATTTAGTGTTGCATTTTCTCCCTGCAGAAAAAATTAATAATTTTTATGTTTGAAATGGTTCTTTTGTTTGTGCTAATATATTTGCCATATTAAAAAGGAGAATTGAAATGAATAAAGCTATCATCCAGGGAACAGGCCATTATGTTCCAAAGAATGTAATTACAAATTTTGATTTAGAAAAGTTGATGGATACATCAGACGAATGGATAAGAGAAAGATCCGGTATTGTAGAAAGAAGGTTTGTTGATCCTGGGGAGAGCACATCTGATCTTGCATACAAAGCATCTCTTATAGCTATTGAAGATGCAGACATTTCAAAAGAAGAAATTGACTTTATCATATTTGCAACCTTAAGTCCTGACCATTTATTTCCTGGAGCGGGTGTATTTCTTCAGGAGAAGCTTGGCTTGACAGGTATTGGAGTTCTCGATGTAAGAAATCAGTGTACAGGCTTTATCTATGCCTTATCTGTGGCAGATCAATATGTAAAAACAGGGATGTATAAAAAAATACTTGTGATCGGAGCTGAAGTTCAGTCTGTTCATTTAAATATGAGTACTGAAGGAAGAGATATGGCTGTTCTTTTTGGAGACGGAGCTGGAGCTGTTATAGTTTCGAAAAATGAAAGGGATGATGGAAAAGGGATTATTGCTACCCATCTTCATGCTGATGGGAGATTTGCGGATATTTTATGGATGGAGAAGCCACGCATTACAGATAAACCTTATTTTTCTTTGGAATTAATACAGGACAAAAGAAGATTTCCCACCATGCAAGGAAAGATGGTTTTCAAACTTGCTTCAGAAAAAATGCCTGAATGCATGAAGGAAATCCTCGAGGAAAATAATCTTTCCGTAAATGATTTAGATTTTCTTATTCCCCATCAGGCAAATTACAGAATAACTGAAATGGTCGGAAAAATACTTGGAATCTCTCCTGAAAAAGTTGTCTCAAACATTCATAAGTATGGAAATACAACTGCCGCTTCTATACCAATTGCCTTTGATGAAATTAAAAAAGAAGGAAAGATAAAGGATGGAAGTCTTATAGGGTTAACTGCCTTTGGTTCTGGATTAACCTGGGGCTCAGCATTAATCAGGATGTAAAAAAATCACAGAGAATATTGTAAATGTTTGGATAAAATGATATCATCATGTTTAAAAATTTTTCTATAATACTTAAACAATGCTTAAAGAAATTTATAAACTAATCCAGGATGATCTTGATAAAGTTGAAAGAAAATTTTATGAATATACTAATTCTCCTATAGGATTAGTCTCAGATATAGGAAGATATATTTTTAGAAGTGGTGGAAAGAGAATTAGACCTGCATTGATGATATTTTCATCAAAACTTTTTAGCTATAAGGGAGAGGATCTTATAGATTTTGCTTCAGCAGTTGAATTCATTCATACAGCAAGCATAGTCCACGATGATATAGTAGATAACTCAAAATTAAGAAGAGGAAGAGAAAGCATTCATACAACGTGGGGTCCAAACATTACTGTTCTTCTTGGAGATTTCTTTTACATAACATCGATTAAACTCATTGTGAAAAAAGAAAATATGGAAGTCATAAAAGTCCTTTCAGAAACTACTGCGAATATGGTAGAGGGAGAATTATGGGAAATTTCAAAAATAGGTGATATCAATTTGAACGAAGAAGAGTATCTTGAAATAATAAAGAAAAAAACTGCTGATTTGTTTTCTGCGTCATGTTCAGTCGGAGCTATTCTTTCCGGAGCGAATGAAGATGAAATTAAAACTTTAGCTGAATATGGAATGAATATTGGAATGATATTTCAACTTACTGATGACTTATTGGATTTTATATCAGATGAAAAAGCTCTTGGAAAGCCTGTGCTTTCGGATCTTATGGAAGGGAAAATCACTCTTCCATTGATATACCTCCTCAAACAAGAAAAAGAAATAAATTTTTATAAAATAAAGGCTGCCCTTAAGGATAAAAATTTTAATAAATCGTTCAAAGATGATATTGTTTCAATGATTAAGAATGAAGGTGCTGATGAGTATGTCAAAAATGTTGCAAGGAAATTTTCCCAATCTGCAAAGAAAAATTTGGACATATTTAGCGACTCATCGTATAAACAGGCACTCTTTAATCTTCCTGATATTATCCTTAATAGAAAAAAATAATTAGAATAGAAAAAATGTATTAATAAAAATTAATTTGGAAAACAAAAATTTAGAAAAAGAGATTAAATTAAAAATTAAGAATTTAAACCAAATTAAGCTAAAGATTAAAAAATTAAATGCTGTTTTAGAAAAAAGGAGAAGCTTTGAAGACAATGTTTTATTTGATTTTCCAGATAATTCATTGAGGAAAAAAGGATTTGCATTAAGAATAAGAAAGCAAGGAAATGAAGCATATCTTACCTTCAAAGGGGAAAAAATAAGGTCAAAAAACTTTAAAATAAGAGAAGAATTAGAGATAAAACTCGAAAACCCTGACATTCTTTATGACATTTTTACCAGAATTGGTCTAAAAAAAACATTTAGATATCAAAAATTCAGGACACTTTTTAAAATATCAGATGTTCATGTTGCTCTTGATGAAACTCCTGTTGGAAATTTTATCGAGATTGAAGGAAAAGAAGAAAATATCATTTCAATGGCAGAGAAATTAGGCTATAGAGATAATGATATTATAACGCTGGATTATGTAGAGATTTTTAAAAAAACACACAAAAAAGGGAATATGATTTTTATTAAATAGTATCTTCTTCAATTGTTCTATATTTAATATAGCCTTTAGATATTTCTTCCTGGGCTATTTTTACTGGATTTTTATATTTTGTATTTATTTTCGCAGGAGAGCCCTTCATAAGTTCTCTACTCCTTTTTGCAGCTATAATAACGAATCTAAACTTACTATCTATTCCTTCAAATCTTTTCACCTTTACTCCTTCCCTGCTTTGATTTATAGCTTTATAATTTTTATCACAAAATTGCGATAAAATCAATAATTAAGTTAGGAATTGACTAAACTATAATAAAATAAACGCATGAATATTTATTACACCTTGCTCTCCTCACCCCCGAATCAACCCATGAAACAAGTTCAGGGCAAGGTTCGGGGCAGGCTCTGAAGGGTTGCCCTCCAAATTATTTATTGCTTTTGTATCAGTAATATCTGATTCTATTTTTATATTTCTCAAACATTTGCTTAAAAACATCCAGACTCACACCTTCAATGTTGATACTCGGAAAAACCAATGGCTTCTCTCCCCTTTTCAACATTTCTTCAGCAGCTTTTATGAATAAAGAATGAATTATAAAAGAACCTGAAACAGTTGATGAGGGACCAATTTTGAAATTAAGTCCTGGCATTGAAATTAAAGCATCTCCATATTCTCCACAGTTATCTATCACCACATCAGCTAATTCATAGAGCTTTTTACCACTCTTATGAAGGCTTTTAGATGATTTGGACTGTTTCAGGCTCACTATCGATATAACTTTCATCCCTATTTTTTTCATCTGGATTGTCATTTCAACAGGAGCTACATTTATTCCTGAATTGGAAACTACTATTCCCACATCTTTTGATTCCATTTTATTTTCTTTTAATATTTCGAATACAATATCCTCATTTCTTTCTGTAAAAGATGCCTGAATTGCGCCCTTAGTAAAATATAATTTTTCATTCAATAACGGATTTACAGATATCATCCCTCCAGCTCTATAAAATGCTTCCTCAGCTATTAGGCGGGAATGCCCTGTACCGAATACATTAACAATTCCATCGTTCTTTAGACAGTCTGCAATAATTATTCCACCCTGACAAATCGTCTCTTCCTGGATAGAAAGAATTCTTCTTATAATTTCTATTAATTTTTCTCCATAAATTCTTACAAAATCCATGTTAACTATTTAAAATTCTAATTATTTCTTTTCTCATTTTTGTTTCTGCTGAGGAATCAAGAATTGAGACGAGAGATTCATATTTCAATTCTTCCCATTCCTCAGAGGGCACAAAATATCCAAGATAATCATTACAATATCCAACTATCACTCCTTTAAGCCGAGAAACATTTTCTAATATTTCTTTCTCTGTTTTTTGGAAAACTTCTCCCGGAATACCTATAATTGCGATTTCTCCTAATTGTATAATCTGAATTTCCCCGGTTACATATTCTGGATAATACTTCATTTCCTTTGTACTTTTTATAAGAGTCTTTAGTCCCTCAAGCTTTGTAATCCAGATTCTCATCTCTCCTTCTGATAGAACTCTTCTCCTCTCAACTTTGAATTCGTTTTTTGTCCTTTTTAAAACAGATTTCGCATAATCTAATAGAGGTAATCTTTTTGTCTTGAATTTAAGGTTTTTAGTTTCTACATTAAGCCCTGAATTCTCCAGTATGGGCAACTTATCAGCTGATTTGATTATGTTTTCCATAAGAATATTTCCCAATCTTTTTAATTCGGTATAGCTTTGCTCTTTTCTTGTAAATCTTGTGCTTACATCAGCTCCAGCACCATTCGCAATTAAAACCACAGGCTGACCAGATAATATGTTTTCCAGCTTTTCTTGAGCATAACCGAATAAATCTCCTGAAAATTTGTAATTTTCAGCACCTAAAATTGTTGGATGGCAGCCATAGCATATAAATATTCCCTTTATAAATCCTTTTTTATTTTCTGATTTTATAATCGATATTTCTCCGCTTTCCTCTTTTTTTAAATTATATCTATTACCTGCCAGTCCCTTTATTCCTTGTTTTCCAAAGTATAAAATAGATTCTTCAAAATCACTCAATGAATCAAGAATTAATTTTAATATTTTTTCCTTTAATTCATGAAAATATAAAGAGACTCTCTTTCCGGAATCAGGATTTATTATTTCAGGACCAGCATGAGTGTGAGTTGCAGAAATCAATATGTTTTCTTTTTTAATACCTGTTTTTTTACTGATGTATCTTTTAACTTCCGTGCACCAATTCTTCGAAATGTAAAGAAGCTCGAGCACCACAATAGCTACTATTTCACCGGAATCTTTTATTAAAAATGACTTTCCCTGAAGAGGATTTAAAACTCCCTTTGATAAGCCTTTTCTTGCGATATGTCCTGCTAAAGGCAATGGTTGGGATGGAGTAATGTCTATTTTTGAAAATCCAGTCTGAAAATTAGTTTCTCTTTTTTTAAGCTCTACCATCTAATATAAACGCACAAATATCTGTTACATTCTATTTTTGCCCCTCACTCCGCATCAAGTGCGGGGCAAGCTTTAATCCTCTCCCCTCAGGGGAGAGGATTAAGGTGAGGGGGCAGAAATGTATTAAAATTAAATATGTTCTCATTAATAATCGAATAACTGTTTTTCAAATTCCTTAAAATTTTCTCATTAAGATTTTTGTGAAATGTTTCCATAAAAAAGAAAAAAGATCCAATGACAGGAGGAAAATGAGGAGGAATAACTACTGCCCTGTTGAACTTCTCTAAGACTTTCTCTTTCATTGGCTCAAGTATAAAAGAGCCAGCATCAAATACTGACCCCTGATAGGAGATTTTGACTTCGTCGTGTTCCATATGAAGTTTTTTTATCGCCGCACATATTCCCTCAGCTAACTGATGCCCTGCATTCTTAAAAATCTCGATTGCTATACGGTCTCCTTTTTTTGCTGCTGATTCAACAACCTTGGAAAGCTCTGCTATCTTCTCAATACTCAATCTCTTTCCATAAATTACATCTATTATTTTTCTAAAACCCTTGATGTTAAAATATTTTTCAATCTCCTCTTTTATTATAGTTTTTTCTCTCCTTCCGTCATAGTATTTTGAAGCTTCATTTAAACCTTGGCGGGCAATAAAATCAGCACTTCCTTCGTTTCCAAACAAAGGCCCCCATCCTCCAATCTTTACTCTTTTTCCTTGAGAATTTATTCCAAAAACCACAGAGCCGGTTCCTGCAATAACTGTAATTCCTGGGTTGTGAAGTAAAGCTCCATAGTGGGAGATAACCATATCACCTGTAATCAGGACTTTTTTTGTAAAAGGAAGCAGGTGTTTAACTATCTTTATGATAGGCCTGTTTCCTTTCCCATCAAAATCCACTCCTGCTGTTCCTCCGCAGAGAAATTTTATATCCTCTGATTTTAATCCGGAATCATTTAGGGCTGAATGGATTGCATCTTTTATTGATTTTTCTACAACATCAAGTTCTGTCAACAAATGGTTCGAAGGACCACCCGTTCCCTTCCCTAATACATTCCCTTCCAAGTCAATAATTAGAGCTTTTATAGAGGTAGCTCCTCCATCCAAAACAATCACCAGTGTCGTGTCACTTAAATTCCTTTTGTTATATTTTTGCGACACGACACTTTCCCTATGGGAGAAAGATCTCCTTAGA
This window contains:
- a CDS encoding sigma-54 dependent transcriptional regulator translates to MKKILIIDDDLDFCWTLQEILKNSGYETKSITEGKRALQEVKKYQPNLILLDQRLKDINGIELMQKLKEVERNLVVIMITAYGATKSAVEAMKLGAFDYITKPFDNDELLLIIKKALETQSLSEEIDILRRRFEEESKSDEIDLIGNSQPIRYILNQVRTVAPTNMTVLLRGESGTGKELIAELIHRKSQRKDKPFVVVDCGALPDSLFESELFGYEKGAFTGANFKKEGYFELANGGTIFLDEIGNLTQITQTKLLRVLQERKIRPLGGKKIIDVDVRIISATNKNLEESIKDGSFRTDLFHRLNEFAIYIPPLRERKDDIPVLAKHFIKEANREFNKNIEGLSSKAMRYILEYHWPGNVRELKNLIKRAVLLANKIIMLENLSINSEIYPYFCTLDADLYLERGLSFFDITKKFVEPIEAAYSDESGH
- the cyaB gene encoding class IV adenylate cyclase, with translation MENKNLEKEIKLKIKNLNQIKLKIKKLNAVLEKRRSFEDNVLFDFPDNSLRKKGFALRIRKQGNEAYLTFKGEKIRSKNFKIREELEIKLENPDILYDIFTRIGLKKTFRYQKFRTLFKISDVHVALDETPVGNFIEIEGKEENIISMAEKLGYRDNDIITLDYVEIFKKTHKKGNMIFIK
- a CDS encoding PAS domain S-box protein — its product is MKRENILIVEDDSVFREMVYDMVKTLGYDCSLAKDGIEALKIIKNERFSLLITDLLMPEMDGIELMKEAKKIFPNLWIIAMTGYALEYPFEKIIESGASDYIKKPFTFKEFEIKLLRAIREKELINELTVLNQINILFASSNRIENILEEALNIFMNGFGYLSCILYLKEEKAEIFEYKNILKAHEKLLPKKHIRIEKDNRISLISKDGEFLFIPDVTGDKEYLKNNELAKSAVLVPIKIGNEVVAGLNVESEIVNGFNEQDIERIRSFANQISIALENFFLQLQTQQERDKFLDLYNNAPFGYHSLNSKGMFLDINDTELGWLGYSREELTGEKHFFEIVTPESYKNFSRNFQKLIKSGYIHDIELELIRKDNTTFPVLLNARALYDRKGNFIKSRASILDITQRKLAEHEINGMRNILETTQNNLDIGLCTLDLDLCVIQLNSWMKKHYPWIEVGKVCYTSFGDKKEPCPWCPVIKCFKSGKTERSDAMIESPNSRQYLNFIASPIRDRKGEITGAVETIIDITEQKMVEERIEFLANIITESKAAIVGVDLKGNITLFNRGA
- a CDS encoding sugar isomerase domain-containing protein produces the protein MDFVRIYGEKLIEIIRRILSIQEETICQGGIIIADCLKNDGIVNVFGTGHSRLIAEEAFYRAGGMISVNPLLNEKLYFTKGAIQASFTERNEDIVFEILKENKMESKDVGIVVSNSGINVAPVEMTIQMKKIGMKVISIVSLKQSKSSKSLHKSGKKLYELADVVIDNCGEYGDALISMPGLNFKIGPSSTVSGSFIIHSLFIKAAEEMLKRGEKPLVFPSINIEGVSLDVFKQMFEKYKNRIRYY
- a CDS encoding polyprenyl synthetase family protein, with translation MLKEIYKLIQDDLDKVERKFYEYTNSPIGLVSDIGRYIFRSGGKRIRPALMIFSSKLFSYKGEDLIDFASAVEFIHTASIVHDDIVDNSKLRRGRESIHTTWGPNITVLLGDFFYITSIKLIVKKENMEVIKVLSETTANMVEGELWEISKIGDINLNEEEYLEIIKKKTADLFSASCSVGAILSGANEDEIKTLAEYGMNIGMIFQLTDDLLDFISDEKALGKPVLSDLMEGKITLPLIYLLKQEKEINFYKIKAALKDKNFNKSFKDDIVSMIKNEGADEYVKNVARKFSQSAKKNLDIFSDSSYKQALFNLPDIILNRKK
- a CDS encoding ATP-binding protein → MRKKIEENLREEKIRAEKLFSQLEFAHQTLREIQSQMIKEETMVTTGELATGIAHEIRNPLGIIHASAQFCLDTFFLPKDLRKHLKTILRNAENANKVIRDLLEFAKPADIELKPGEISKILDKTCALLRAKCLQQRIRVVKKISKYLPKIMLDEKHLEGAFLNFMLNSTESMPDGGTLKISGDLKKDKKSVIITISDTGCGIDPKNIKYIFTPFYTTKRGGVGLGLSIARRIIDIHKGKIRFKSKVGSGTKAIIKFPVINN
- a CDS encoding BadF/BadG/BcrA/BcrD ATPase family protein; the protein is MDKKRYINDTTLVCCPINIFTEKQFLIKHTEGVWGRNFPMSGGCSAKRLRRSFSHRESVVSQKYNKRNLSDTTLVIVLDGGATSIKALIIDLEGNVLGKGTGGPSNHLLTELDVVEKSIKDAIHSALNDSGLKSEDIKFLCGGTAGVDFDGKGNRPIIKIVKHLLPFTKKVLITGDMVISHYGALLHNPGITVIAGTGSVVFGINSQGKRVKIGGWGPLFGNEGSADFIARQGLNEASKYYDGRREKTIIKEEIEKYFNIKGFRKIIDVIYGKRLSIEKIAELSKVVESAAKKGDRIAIEIFKNAGHQLAEGICAAIKKLHMEHDEVKISYQGSVFDAGSFILEPMKEKVLEKFNRAVVIPPHFPPVIGSFFFFMETFHKNLNEKILRNLKNSYSIINENIFNFNTFLPPHLNPLP
- a CDS encoding beta-ketoacyl-ACP synthase III, which gives rise to MNKAIIQGTGHYVPKNVITNFDLEKLMDTSDEWIRERSGIVERRFVDPGESTSDLAYKASLIAIEDADISKEEIDFIIFATLSPDHLFPGAGVFLQEKLGLTGIGVLDVRNQCTGFIYALSVADQYVKTGMYKKILVIGAEVQSVHLNMSTEGRDMAVLFGDGAGAVIVSKNERDDGKGIIATHLHADGRFADILWMEKPRITDKPYFSLELIQDKRRFPTMQGKMVFKLASEKMPECMKEILEENNLSVNDLDFLIPHQANYRITEMVGKILGISPEKVVSNIHKYGNTTAASIPIAFDEIKKEGKIKDGSLIGLTAFGSGLTWGSALIRM
- the rpoZ gene encoding DNA-directed RNA polymerase subunit omega, with the translated sequence MKRFEGIDSKFRFVIIAAKRSRELMKGSPAKINTKYKNPVKIAQEEISKGYIKYRTIEEDTI